One window of the Salvia miltiorrhiza cultivar Shanhuang (shh) chromosome 6, IMPLAD_Smil_shh, whole genome shotgun sequence genome contains the following:
- the LOC130989017 gene encoding uridylate kinase PUMPKIN, chloroplastic isoform X2, which yields MPMPPYSVAMNGSSKQKTTYRWRRVLLKVSGEALAGDRTQNIDPKITMSIAREVASVTRLGIEVAIVVGGGNIFRGASWTGSSGLDRSSADYIGMLATVMNAIFLQATMESIGIPTRVQTAFRMSEVAEPYIRRRAVRHLEKGRVVIFAAGTGNPFFTTDTAAALRSAEINAEVVLKATNVDGVYDDDPRFNPNARLLETLTYQDVTSKELSVMDMTAITLCQENNIPVVVFNLNKPGNISRAIRGENVGTLIGGAERSSVTTS from the exons ATGCCTATGCCTCCTTATAGTGTGGCAATGAATGGTAGTAGCAAACAGAAAACCACATATAGATGGCGTCGGGTGTTGCTGAAAGTAAGCGGGGAGGCACTTGCTGGTGATCGAACACAAAATATCGACCCAAAG ATAACAATGTCGATTGCAAGGGAGGTTGCATCTGTTACTCGGCTTGGTATTGAG GTTGCAATTGTTGTTGGCGGTGGAAATATCTTTCGTGGGGCGTCTTGGACAGGGAGCAGTGGCCTTGATCGCTCTTCTGCTGATTACATCGG GATGTTAGCAACGGTCATGAATGCAATTTTCTTGCAAGCTACAATGGAGAGCATCGGCATCCCAACAAGAGTCCAGACAGCTTTTCGCATGTCAGAAGTTGCTGAGCCATACATACGAAGACGAGCTGTCAGGCATTTAGAGAAAGGAAGAGTTGTAATTTTTGCAGCCGGAACTGGGAATCCCTTCTTCACAACGGATACTGCTGCAGCCCTTCGCAGTGCAGAGA TTAATGCTGAGGTGGTGCTTAAAGCTACAAATGTTGATGGAGTTTACGATGATGACCCTAGGTTCAATCCGAATGCCCGTCTTCTTGAAACTCTAACTTACCAAGATGTAACTTCAAAGGAACTGTCTGTCATGGATATGACTGCAATTACTTTGTGTCAAGAGAACAACATTCCAG TTGTTGTGTTtaatctcaataaaccgggtaACATATCAAGAGCCATAAGAGGTGAGAATGTTGGCACGCTGATCGGAGGAGCTGAGAGATCATCAGTGACAACGTCTTGA
- the LOC130989017 gene encoding uridylate kinase PUMPKIN, chloroplastic isoform X1 — MVIPTTFSRPISSFNAITSPSFCFLRPNFASQNNAANSYSYQRLVISCCAAEEDSLNLRQPQISSMPMPPYSVAMNGSSKQKTTYRWRRVLLKVSGEALAGDRTQNIDPKITMSIAREVASVTRLGIEVAIVVGGGNIFRGASWTGSSGLDRSSADYIGMLATVMNAIFLQATMESIGIPTRVQTAFRMSEVAEPYIRRRAVRHLEKGRVVIFAAGTGNPFFTTDTAAALRSAEINAEVVLKATNVDGVYDDDPRFNPNARLLETLTYQDVTSKELSVMDMTAITLCQENNIPVVVFNLNKPGNISRAIRGENVGTLIGGAERSSVTTS; from the exons ATGGTGATTCCGACCACTTTCAGCCGCCCAATTAGCTCTTTCAATGCCATCACTTCGCCCTCTTTCTGTTTCTTGAGGCCTAACTTCGCTTCTCAAAACAATGCGGCCAACTCTTACAGTTATCAGCGTCTGGTTATTAGTTGTTGTGCTGCTGAAGAGGATTCCCTGAATTTGAG GCAACCACAGATTTCATCTATGCCTATGCCTCCTTATAGTGTGGCAATGAATGGTAGTAGCAAACAGAAAACCACATATAGATGGCGTCGGGTGTTGCTGAAAGTAAGCGGGGAGGCACTTGCTGGTGATCGAACACAAAATATCGACCCAAAG ATAACAATGTCGATTGCAAGGGAGGTTGCATCTGTTACTCGGCTTGGTATTGAG GTTGCAATTGTTGTTGGCGGTGGAAATATCTTTCGTGGGGCGTCTTGGACAGGGAGCAGTGGCCTTGATCGCTCTTCTGCTGATTACATCGG GATGTTAGCAACGGTCATGAATGCAATTTTCTTGCAAGCTACAATGGAGAGCATCGGCATCCCAACAAGAGTCCAGACAGCTTTTCGCATGTCAGAAGTTGCTGAGCCATACATACGAAGACGAGCTGTCAGGCATTTAGAGAAAGGAAGAGTTGTAATTTTTGCAGCCGGAACTGGGAATCCCTTCTTCACAACGGATACTGCTGCAGCCCTTCGCAGTGCAGAGA TTAATGCTGAGGTGGTGCTTAAAGCTACAAATGTTGATGGAGTTTACGATGATGACCCTAGGTTCAATCCGAATGCCCGTCTTCTTGAAACTCTAACTTACCAAGATGTAACTTCAAAGGAACTGTCTGTCATGGATATGACTGCAATTACTTTGTGTCAAGAGAACAACATTCCAG TTGTTGTGTTtaatctcaataaaccgggtaACATATCAAGAGCCATAAGAGGTGAGAATGTTGGCACGCTGATCGGAGGAGCTGAGAGATCATCAGTGACAACGTCTTGA